TATCCTTGACACCTACCAAAGCGAGCGGGAACCCCATGTGGCGGCCGTCGTGCACAAGGGCATCGAACTCGGCAAGGTCCAGACCATGCGCGATCCCGAGAAGGCCCGGCAGCGAGACGAGCAGTACATCGCAAACCGCCGGAACAACCTGAAGCCCGAGAAACTGAAATTCCCCGGGCTGGGCCCGGGATTCATCGCCCCCATGTCCCATCCGGCCAACGGCCGCCTCTTCATCCAGGACGAGGTCCGCACCGGGACGGCATCCGGGCGGTTCGACGAAATCTTCGGATACGGCTTCAAACTGCTCTGCCACGGCTCCTGGTACCGGGAGACCCACCCGTCATCCGCCGACATCTCCGCCGACGTCGTCGTCGTCGATCCAGAGACCGGACAGATCAGCGGCTCGTTCACGGATGTCAACGGCAGCTACCTGAACTGGTTCGGGAACAACGGCTGTTCCGCTGTTCTTGTCCGTCCCGATTTCTACGTCTACGGAGCCGCGGGAACGCGCCTTGAGTACGGTTCACTCCTCCGCGACTACCACAACGCCTGCTCAACGGTGAGCAGCACTACAGCACCAATTGGAGTGTAGGCCCATGTCAACAACACACACGACGGTCGGACAACGGCACGTCCGGGCCATCACGGAACGGTCCCTTCTGGCCATCGCCTTCGTGATCGCCGCGCTCGAAGGCTACGACCTGGCAGTCTACGGCGTGTCCGTCCCTGCCCTGCTGGCCGACGCTTCACTGCACGTAGACAAAGCCTCCGCAGGAGTGCTGGGCTCAGTCGTCGGGGCAGGCATGCTCATCGGAGCCGGCCTGGCCGGCGCCATGATGCGCCGGATCGGAGCCCTTCGGCTGATCCTGGCCAGCTGCATCATTTTCTCCGCCGGCATGGTGATCTCCGCATCGGCACAGAATGTGGCCCTCTTCGGGGCCGGCCGCGCACTTGTCGGTCTCGGCCTCGGCGTCGTCCTGCCCACGCTGCTTGCCTATGTAGCAGACCTGTCCGTCCCCACCCACCGCAACCGAAACACCGGCATCGTCATGGCCGGCTATGCCGCCGGCGGCCTGGCAGCGCCCCTGCTCGGAGCCGTCATGCTTCCGGGCGTCTCGTACCGTTGGCTCTACCTCATCGGGGTGCTCCCGGTCCTTATTATCCTGCCCTTCGCCTGGAAACTGCTGCCGGTCCCGCCGGTCCACCTCCTCCGAACCGGCAAAATTGAGGACGCACACCGACTCAGCGAGTCCATGGGCCTGCCCGTGCCGGTACTGACCGTCGCCGGAAAGCGGCACCTCGCCGGCATCGGCCCGCTCTTTTCTCCCGGAGTCGCCACCGCAACCCTGCTCTTCTGGGTGATGACATTCTGCGGCCTCCTGCTGGTCTTCGGCATCACCGCCTGGCTTCCAACGATGCTGCAGGCCAGCGGCTACTCCCTGGGATCGGCCCTGCTGCAAACCGCCGCCATGTGGGTCGGCGTCGGCGTCGGCGTCGTGATCGGCGGCCGGATCGCCGACGCCATAGGAGCCAAACCGGTGGTCATCGTGGCATTCCTGACCGGTGCCGTCAGCCTGATCGTCATGAGCCTGAACCCCAACGTGATCGTACTGTTCATCTTCATGTTCCTCAGCGGAGTGGGCTTCATCGGCTCCCAGATCCTCGTCAACGGCTTCATCCTGACCCGCTACCCCGATGACATCCGCGGAAGCGGACTTGCCTGGGCGCTCTCCTTCGGACGCCTCGGCGCCATCGTCGGACCCTCCCTCGGCGCCTGGGTCATGACCTCAGGACTCTCCCTCGAATGGAACTTCTACGCCTTCGCCATCCCGGCAGTCCTCGGAGCCATAGCCTCAATGCTCGTACCCCAAGTGAGGGTGAAGACCATTACACTACCCGCAGCGACGAATGCGCCCCGGACCGGAATCCCGGAGCCGGAAGCCTAGGATCCACTCAAGGGCACACCCCGCCAAGTACACTGGCTGCACCCCATTCGGACATCACCCACTGGGGTGTGGCCAGTAGCGCATCGGGTGCCGAGGCGAAAAGACAAAAGGAAGTGACCTGATTTGAGCGACTTGGACCAGGAGTCAGCCTCCGAGCGTCAAGGTATACAGTCCGTGGAGCTGGCAATGCGGGTACTGCAGGCCCTCGAGGCTGGCGGCGGCCCGATGTCGTTGTCCGAGATTGCCGAGGGCAGCGGCTTCCAGCCCAACAAGGCCCATCGGTACCTGGTCAGCCTCGTCCGCTCCGGGCTGGCTTCCCAGTCTCCGAAGACGGGCAGGTACGACTTCGGGCCGGCCATGCGGCGGCTTGGCGCCGAGTCCCTGCGCCGGACAAACGAAGTCTCCGTGGCCTCGGACTATGCAATGCGGCTGCGGGACGCGTGCGGGCATTCCGTCAACCTCTCAGTTTGGGGTGAGGACGGGCCGGTGGTCGTCCGCTGGGACTACGGCGCCCACGTACTCCCGTTTAATGTCCGGGTAGGTGCAAAACTTCCTATGCTGACTTCCTCCGGCGGACTTGTATTTCTCGCTTACCTGCCCGAATCCATGTCCGCCGCTGCCTTGACGGCTGACCGGGCACGATTCAGGGCCGAGGCATACTCGGACGCTGACATTAGCCGGAAGCGCAGCGAAGTCCTTGCCGCAGGCTACGCGATCACATCAGGGGGGATCATCCCCGGCATCTCCTCGATCTCGGCCCCCGTCTTTTCCTCAGTGGACTCGCTGCCCCTCGCCATCACCGTCGTCTTTCCGGCCGAAGAAGTGGACAAAGGCGAGATGGACAAGGTGACAGCTGCCCTCCTCGAAACCACACGGACAATCTCCAGCGAGTTGGGCGTTTCCACCGACAAAGCATCGTGAAGGCCGCCCTATACGGTCAGGACGTGGCGCGACATCTATTGGTGCTTCCTTTTCAGTGTCGGCGTCCGTCGTTGACATGATGCGACGAGCAGCAGGTGAGCTTTGCCGGTTGGGGTGTGACAGGCCAGACTCAGGCGGACTGCGCGAGCGGGGTGTGCATCATCCAACCTGGAAGGCCGCTTAGCCCATCTCCAAGCACGTCACCGGAGAAAGCGATACCTCCGAGCAAAACAGCATCGGTACCGATAATTGCCTGTACCGATAATTGCCTGTCGAATTTCCACCCGGTGCCCGGTCGTTCGGAGACTTCTCATCTCGACAGAGGCTCGAACGCTCTCGAAACGCAGCGGGCCGGCCTGGGCAAGGCGGCCGCCGATGGCGACAACGCTGGGAGCGATGACCTTGGCCGTGTTGGCCAATTCGGGGTGGATCTTTCCGTCTCGGTCAAATAGCAGAAGTCCCTGCCAGTTGACTGCGCTGCGGGTCAACACCATCCCCGCAGCCTCAGCCTGCTTTCCGGTTTTGGGATCCAGCGTCGCCGCGTCCACCTGCCCGGAGACGAGGGCGTTAGTGCGCGCCGTGACGTCGTTCAACACTTTGATGGTTACCTTGTCGAACTTCTGCGGGTCAGGGTTCCGATAGCCTTCCGGGCGGAAGAGAAGGGGACGACAGCGGTTGGGGCCCGCTTGCCGTTGAAGGCGAAGGTGCCTGCCAGGCAGCGGGCGGTGGCGTTGGCATGGGGGTCGGCGCCGAACCATCCCAGCGCCTCCCTCCAGCCTGGCGGATAGGACCTGCCGGCAGCGTGCACACCGTCGAAAACCATCCTGCCCTCGGTCAGGGTCCCGGTCTTATCGACGCATAAAACGTCCACACGGTCCAGGCCCACCACAGCCGCCAGTTCCTGCACCAGCACATCTTGGCGGGCAAGCCGAACGCCCCCGACCGCAAATGCAACACTGGTCATAAGCATCAGGCCCAAGGGAACCATCGCGATGGCCCCCGCCACCGTTCCAACGAGCGCCTACACCCAGGCCCCGGTACTGAAGCCACGTCCCAGCCGTCTTTCGCCTGCATCTGGCCATTGGTGACGATCGCGCCGACAGGAAGGAGCGCCCAGCTGATCCATCGAAGGACGCGGTCAATCCCGTTTGCGTATCTCCGAATTAACCAGTGGGAATCGTTTGGCTTCAGCCGTGAGCTGGCTGGCATAGGAGCCGGATCCCACGCCAACTACCCGCGCCACGCCTTGCCCGGCGGTGATGGTGGACCTCGACCGCACGGTCGAGCCCCTGGCCTTGCCCGCGGGATCAGACTCACCGGTAAGGAGGGCTTCGTCAATTTCCAGCCGATCTCCGCCGATGATTACGGCGTCTGCCACGACCTGGTCTCCGGCCTGGAGCACCGTGACCTCGTCCAAGACGACATCGGAAACTGCAACTTCCTGGACGTGGCCTTCACGGAGCACCCTTGCCCGCGGGGCATCAAGAACGGCCAGCCGGTCCAGCAACCTCTTGGCGCGGTACTCCTGGACCACGCCGATGACGGCGTTGCATGTCGAAGGGTTCTCTGTCCCGTTCGGTGTGCTGCTGCAAGGCATCAAGAGGGTGTGCACAATGTGCACACCCCGTCGACGGGCGTCCGCTCGGCTTGCATTGTGGTCCCTTCCTGCAAACTTTTCGGCCGGTGTCAGTTCATGCGTCCTGGCGTTCTGAGTGACATGACCTCCGGGAAAATCGGTGTCTGTCGCGTTGTTAGGATGGCCGGCCGCCCAGTTGTCCATCACGTGAGTCCTCTCCGCTCGTCCTGTGGTTCCATTGCGTCTATTCATGCTCTGGGCGTCGTTTCCGACATGACCCGCGGTGGCCTCGCCTATTTTGTGTCCTGCGGCCGGCGGTTTCGCGCCGGCGCTTATCCATGCCTGCCGCATGCGGTTTCGACATGACTCTCGGGTGGAACATTCGGGGGACTACCGGACCGCTACACGCGTTTCAGTGCCCCATGTAGTGGCGGCTCGCCAGCCAAAGGCCCGGCGGTCTGCAGGAAAAGGCCTCAATACCCTGTCGCATGTCCTGACGCAGTGCGATCATCCGATTATGAGCGAGAACCATGCGGAGGACGCGGTTCGGTACGTGCCCATGAGGGGATTCATGACGTGCCGCAGGGCAGAGGTGATTGGGGCACGCCCATCACCCGGCAGCTGCGCACCGTGGGCCGGCGGCGCCGGGATGCTGAATTGAAGCTTGAGCAGCATCTGCAGGAGGCCCGGCACAAAAACAAACCGCACGACGGTCCGGCGGAGCCGATACCCTCCGGATGATTCTGGAGGTGCGGGCGCTGGCCACGGTCCACCTGGCCAGCCAGAACTCGTGTGTGGCCGTCACCAGGTCGGGGATTCGGATGGGTGGACATTGACACCGGGAGCAAACCGGTTCGGCTGTGGCTGTCCGGTTGGGGATGTTGCTTCGACCGCTTGACACCGCCGCTCATTCCATGGTCTGTTGGCAAGTTTTGTTGTTTACTGGTGGTCTCTCCATTGCCGCAAGCGGAAAGAGGCGGATCATCATGGATTCGGGCCAGCTGTTGTGGATCATCATCGTCGTCGTAGTGGCTCTCGTAATTGTTGGGTTGGTGGTCTTCTTCGGCCGCAAGGGGAAGCTGAAGGCTGACCGGCGTCGGGCGATCGCGATACGCGAGAAGGCGGAGACGGATGAACTCGGCGCACGGGAGGGTGAAGCGAAGGCGGCCCGGGCGGAAGCGGACGCACAGCAGGCCAACGTGGATGCCGAACGCCTCCGTCGGGAGGCCCGCGATGGTCAGGAAGAGGCACGGAGTGTTCGTGAAGCTTCGCAGGAACGGGTCCGGGAAGCTGATTAACTGGATCCGGATGTTGATGCCGGCGGACGCCGGGACGCGCAGGCCGGGGATGGTCAGCCGGGCCCGGGCGGCGATGCCAGTCAGCCCGGCCGGCCTGCTCAAGGAACCGGGCCAGGATAAGAAACCTCCGGCGATGGCCAGAGCAGCCGCCACCAGGTCGGGCCAGAAGATCCGCTAAGGCTGCCGCTCTGATCCGCGATGGATCAGTTCCCTCCACCGTGTGAATAATTACGCTGCAGCGTCAGCAGAATCCGGTATCGGAGGACGAATGCGGGCCAGAATCATCGTCGGAATATTAGTGGTCGTCTGGCTTGTGATCGGCGTCGCCGCAGCCGTTCAGCGTGGTTATTTCGCCGGTCAGCCGGCATTCTGCGCCTCGGTTGGAACTGTCGCGCTGACAATCGTTGCGGGGCCGCTGAACTACACGGGACTGAACCCCAAGATTGCCTGTGACATTCCCCAGCCATCGCAGTAGCCCCGGGCCCGGAGCCCGGTGGTCGGGCCGGAACCGGGCTCTTGTGAAGAGCCGCCGGTAGGCCTGGATTGCGGAGTACCCACCCGGGGCCAGGCCCGGTGGCGGTGTCATTGTTGAACGTTTCAAAAAAGAAAGGCGGGTAGCGGTCATGAACGTCCTTCTGATCGTCGTAGTGGTCCTTGCGGCGCTGTTCCTCTTCGGAGGCGGACTGGTTCCTTCTTTGAACTTCCTGATCTGGGTTGGCGTGGTGCTGTTGATCCTCGCTGCCGTCGGTTTCTTCATGGGGCGCAGGAGGACCTGAATAGCCCGGGCGGCAGGAGTCTGTGTGCTGCGGGTCGTTTTGTCCTGGAATCGTCCACGGCCGCATTGATCTGGATCCGGGTGTGAACAGAGGCTTTCCGCAAGATCGGCAGGGCTCGCGTCCGCTTCGCGCAGATCGGCACCGGTGAGGTCTGGTGACCTTCCCGCTGCGCTGCCTCTTCGCCTGTCGACGCGCTCCTGGCGGCTCCCGGGCGGGCCGGCCGTTCCCCCCTAGTCAGTGGAGCAGGAGCCGGCCGCGTCGGCGGGCGGCTTACATCCGCGCGACTTTGGCCTTCACCATCAGGTAAAGGCCATAGCAGATCAGACCGGCGCCGACGGCGGTCAGCATATAAACTCCGTACGGCTGCTCGCGCAGGGCCTTCAATCCGCCGTCCAAGCCGGTGGACTCCTGAGGGTGGGCGTTAACGGTGGCAATGATGACCAGCAATCCCACCAGAAACAGTGCGATGCCCTCGGCTACGTAGCCGACCACGCCCAGCCCCGTCACAACGGACCGGCCCGTGCCCGAGGACGGCAGCCGCAGATCCTTCTTGAACGATGCCTTGAATCCGAGGACCACGAAGACAATGCCGACGACGGCGACCGCGGCCCCGATGGCGATCAGCAGTAACGCACCCCCGGGTGCTTTCATGATTGAGACCGTGAAATCGCTCGTGGACTGTCCGCTGTTCTTGCTGTGTCCGCTTGCTGAGGCAGCGAAGGTGAGCGCGATGACGGCGTACACTGCCGCCTTGCCTGAGGCGGAAAGTTTCTTCCCCACCTTCTTCTTGGCTTCCAGCTGACCGTAGGCGAACACGGCGTTACCGATTTGCCAGAGCGCCAGCGCCACACAGGCAGCGAATCCGGTCCACAGCAGCAGCAGTCCCGCGGGCTGGCCGGCGAGCTGGGCGACGGCCCCGCCCTGGTCCGCCTGTCCGGCCTTGCCGGAGGCCAACTGGATAGCGACGGACCCGGTCAGAACGTGCAACACGCCGCTGACGGCAAAACCTGCCCTGGCGGCGATCACGAGAGCCCTGGAGTTCGATGCTTCCTCGACCGCGTCCGCGGCGTCCTTCAGCTCTTTCTTCATTTTCCGATCCTCAGTGCCAGCGCGCGCAAATGCGTTGGTGTGCAACACGCTATTTTCTCACGGGAGCCCACGCTCAAACAGGCCCGGTCTGAGCCGGCGAAGACGAACTGGCCCGCGGCCGGGTCAGGGGCCGGTGCGCATGCGATCGCGTGCGCATTTCACAACGGCGGACAAGTCGAGCCCGTAGGTCGGCCCTTCGCCGGAACCGTACTCCTCGAGTCGGGCGGCGCCGCGCTCGAAAAGCCGGAGCGCGCCAACGCTGTTACCCCGGGCGGCGTGGGTAAGCCCGACGCAGATTTGGGCGAGTCCTTGCCAAAGGTTGCGTTCTTCGGCTGGCCCAGCTTTCCAGCGGGCCTCGAGTACTTCATGGGCGGCGAAGGGCCGGCCAGCTTCCACGAGACTCCGGGCCGAGACTAAAGTCTGCGCCGGCGGCAGCGGCTCCTCCGAGACCGGTTCGACGCCAGCGCTTCCGTACGGCAGCGGCCGCCCAAGAGCGTCACGTGGCCGGGCCTGTCGCGGGCGCCTTGAAGCGTCCCGATCCCTGTCACCAGTCATTGCAGTTTCCGCGCTGGGCGTCCCTGGACCTTGTCAACCTTCATACGTCCAATGCTAAGACCCGGCCGTTCGAACATCCGTCACCGCACTTAGGTCCTCTGCGGGGGCTCGTCGGAGGGTTCATGCACCCGACGTGAGGTGTCGCCACTGACCATACACAAAGCCGACTGCGCGGAATATACTTTAGCTCCCACCCCACATTGGGAGAGAAGCGATGATGCGCGGATTTGGCAGACGCAGATTGGGCGGACGCGGAATAGGTCTTATCGGGGTGATCTATCTGGTCATCGGACTGCTGGTTGCTGGAACTCACGGCTACCTCGTGGCCTGGAATATCCCGGGTAATGTTTTGGAAGGTCTGGCTGCCATACTTCTCTGGCCGCTCGTCGCGTTCTTCGCCGTCGATCTGCATGCCCTAATCGTTTGAACCCAACAAGAATCAAGCCGCGCGACGACAGGACGTACGCAGCTACGCTACGGTTGAGGCCGCTGCCTCAGGAGTGTGGCTCCAAATGCGTCCGAGGGACCCATATTCCCGGTTTGCGAATTTGGGTTGGAGTGAGCGAAGGCGGTGGCCCTGCCGAGTGAGTCAGGCAGTCTGCCGGGTGTTTGACGACCCGCGCCAGGCGTCGCTGCCCGCGCTTTGGTCTCAGCGGTTTTCTGAAGGACCTCCAAGTCGGCGCTTCTTGGTCAAGTTGTCGGGTCGGACGTCCAGCGTCACCGGCACAGGCAAGAAATCAGCGCGGGCCGGGACTTCGTTATGAGCCACGACGCCCGGACTGCTGAAGCGCCTTGAGGTGCCTGAGTTCTCGGCTCGAATACGACGACATGATCGACTCGGCAGATCATCTTCTCTGCGACGCACTGCCCGGCCACAACCGTCATGGGTGTGACGGCTCGTCCCTCCTGCACGTCCAACAAGTGGCGGCCCGCAATATAGCACTTGAGTTGTAGAACCCCTGAGTTGTATTATGGACTCGATGTGGAATGTTGACGTGGGACTAGTTGAGCCGCGGCTGTTGGGTCTTGACCAAGACTCGTATGAGCAGATTGTTGCTGCATTAGAGCTTCTCGCCGAGCGCGGACCTCAACTTGGTCGTCCATTGGTCGACACAGTGGTTCGTTCACGGCATAAGAACATGAAGGAGCTGCGGCCGGGATCGAGCGGGCGGTCGGATCGAAGTAGAACTCGGCGACGAACGAATCCAGATCGCCTGACGAAGCGACTCGGAGCGATCCGCGACGGCAGTCGTCTTGCCCGTACAGCGAGGTTCAAAAGGTGGAAAAAGTGGTGTGCACAATGTGCACACCCTGGGCCTCGGGCTCGGTCGTACCGGGGTCGGATCGGCCCGGATTCCGGATGTTTCCGCGGGATCCCAGTGTTTGCAAGGGCTGGAACCCGGTTCGAGTCCCACCTCGGGCACGCATAACCCCTCGTCAGAGGGGTTTTGCTTTAATGTGTGGACATTGACCCTCCCGCGGGTCCCTTTGACACTGTTCCCTGCTTGGCCTGGCGCCGCGGTCGCCTGTTCGGTTATGTGGGTGGCGGGTTCAGGGTCCTGGCTGGTGGGCCCTCCGCCTGCTGGGATGTGAGGTTATAGGGTCTCCGTGTGGTAACTCGAGAACGAGGTCACTGCGAGGGGCGTGAGTGACTCCTCTTCCCGGCACGCACCACCAACAGGGGGCGGTGATTCGAGGCCCTGGAACGGTAACCAGGCTCAGCGGAGTTTCCCGTCCTCCGGCAATATCGAGGTCAAACCGGCCTCTTTGTGCGGGCACCTACCGGGCCTGTGGGCTTTGGTGTGAGCGAGCCGGTAAGAGTCTGTGCCGGTCTCGATGATGGCACCATCAAAGGTGAAGCGGTCCACGATGGCGGCGCAGAGGCATGGGTCGCTGAAGGTCTTGGTCCAGCCGGAGAAGGACCAGACTAGGATCAAAAGCCTCAGCTGCCAACGGCCTCAGGAAGGGTTGTTCGTGGGCGAGATCCTGGCCGATGGTTCGGATCCTGCCATTGGTCCGTCGACCGTCGTCTTTCGCTTCCAAGGGGAGAAGTCGGCAGCTGCCAACATGCAGGCCAGCAAATCCACCACCTGCGTTAGTGGATGATGGATCTATAAATGTAACCAGAGCGCGTTGCATTCGACGGGAGGCAGGTATGGAAGAAATCTCGGATTTCCGGGCACCCTTATACGAGGTTAAGGCCAACCTTTTCAAGGGGCTGGCCCACCCCGTGAGGATCAGGGTACTGGAACTGCTCTCCGCGGCGCCGGAGGTGTCGGTTACTGACATGCTTGCCGCGACTGGGCTGGAAGCCTCCCATCTGTCGCAGCACCTGACGGTGCTGCGACGCTACCATCTGGTGAAGGGCGAACGCAGGGCCCTGCAGATGTTTTACTCGCTTGCTTACCCACAGGTCGCGGACCTTCTGGCTGTGGCCAGATTGCTGCTCAATGACATGCTCCACACCACCCGCGAACAGCTGGAATATTCGGGGGAAACATCAGTTGAGGCCGCCCCGCAGGCAGGGCCCTGTGAGGGCCCTGAATACCGCGCGCACGCTGCTGCCTTCCCGGAAGGACAACGCCGAACTGCCCCGCAGCTGGAAGGGGACCGCGTCGCCGGCGACACCGTCGGAATCGTCGCGCCGCCCTCGCGCTGGCCTCGGCGTAAGCCCCGGAGCGGGTGCGGCCAGTGGACTGATCACCGCTGTGATCACCCGGGTGGTCGCGGCTGTCTCCGGTGGATTGACCCTCCAAATCTAGTCCGTACGGTTCTGGCCGCCGGTTTCATCGCGGTGCGCCTGCTGTGCGGTGTTAGCGTCCGGCGCCTCATGCGAGGCCGGTCCGCCTATGCCGTAGAAGTCGCTTTCGGGCGAGGCATAGGCCTTTGGGGTGTCGTGCTTAGGGGTACCGGATGTCGCTTCGTTCTTGTGCGGTGTGGTGTCGTGCGGGGGTGCGCCGGTGATTTCTTCCTTCGCTTTCGTCCCGGCCTGGCTTGCCGGTTCGTGAACCTCAGGTGTTTTGTTCCCGGGGGCCCGGCGGTGTCGGAGACGTTGTCCCTGTGGGTTGGGCCTTCCCGTAAACCGCGGATTTTTGCGGCTCTCCTGACGTAACTGTGGGTGTTTTCGGAGCGCCTTAACGGCCGCACGCCGTTTCCTGTCTAGGTTTCTGACTGTCTAAGGAACAGAAACTATTAGAGCGGGAAAACGGCGTGCGAAATGCAAGACTATGGCGAACTCTGCTCGGTGTCGAGAAAACAGTCGTCGAAGCCATCGATTTTGATGACGAAGCCGGGGTCCTGGTCGCCTCGGTCCGCCCGACTGGATCGGTCCGGAACCGCTGCGGCATCTGCCGGCGCAGGTGTCCGAAATACGACCAGGGGCACGGCCGCCGGCGCTGGCGTTCCCTGGATGCCGGCACGGTCCAGGTCCAGGTGGAGGCCGACGCCCCGAGGATCCGGTGCCGTGAACACGGCGTCACCGTGGCCGCCGTCCCGTGGGCCAGGCATCAGGCCGGACACACCCATCATTTCGATGCGCAGGTCGCCTGGCTTGCCACCCAGACATCCAAGACCGCGATCACCGCGCTGATGCGCATTGCCTGGCGGACCGTCGGGGCGATCATCACCCGGGTCTGGGAGGACACGGCGGCCACTTACGACCCCTTCGCCAACCTGGTCCGGATCGGTATCGATGAGATCTCCTACAAGCGCGGGCACAAGTACCTGACCGTCGTGGTGGACCATGACAGCGGCAGGCTGGTCTGGGCCGCCGTTGGCCGGGACAAGGCCACCCTGGGCACGTTCTTCGATGCCCTCGGAGAAGAACGGTGCGCCGGGATCACGCATGTTTCCGCGGATGGCGCCGACTGGATCGCCGCTGTCGTGGCCGCCCGGTGTCCCGCCGCCATCAGGTGTGCCGACCCGTTCCACGTCGTCAAATGGGCCACCGAAGCCCTCGACGAGGTCCGCCGGGGCGCGTGGAACGACGCCCGCCGGGCGGCCCGGACCGGAGAGGCCAAACGAGGCCGGGGACGCCCGTCCAAAGACGCCCCGGCCAGGCCCCACAGCACTCTTGCCGCCGGGGTGAAGAACTCGCGCTATGCGCTGTGGAAGAACCCGGAGAACCTCACCGAAAAGCAGCAGGCCAAGCTCGCCTGGATCGTGCAGACCGACCCCGGACTCGGCCGGGCGTACTACCTCAAGGAAGGGCTGCGCACGGTCTTCAAACTGCCCTACGACGAAGCCGGAGAAGCGCTCGACAAATGGGTTGCCTGGGCGCGCCGGTGCCGCATTCCATCGTTCGTGAAACTGCAAAAGAGCATCGTCAAACACCGGGAATCCATCCTCGCAGCGATCGAGCACGGGCTCTCCAACGGACGCATCGAATCCATGAACACCAAGATCAGACTCATCACCCGCATCGCCTTCGGCTTCAAATCACCCGAGGCCCTCATCGCCCTGGCCATGCTCAGCCTCGGCGGTCACAAACCGGTGCTCCCGGGCCGAAATTAGCCCACGGATAAGTCAGGAGAGCCATTTTTGCTTTGAGTTTCCCGTAGCTGTCCCTGCCTGCCCGGGTCCCAAGGACAAAGCCGACTGCCATACCTGATACGAATACGAGCTTGTTTTTCATTATGGTGCTCCTGCTTCTTTTCGGTGACAGTCCGTGCGCTGAATCGGACCGGCATCATTGTGCGACCCGACGCGGCGAGGGTAGTGGGTTCCGGAGCGGGCCACCCGCTTCGGGGTGCGGGAGTGCTTCCGTGCGCACACCTCGCGTCGGCACGTCGCGGTGGTCGCCGGCGACCTCCTGACCGGCGTCATTGTTCATTTGGCTGTGGTTCCGTGGGCGCGGTTGCGGGTCGATGCCCAGTTTCGTCAGTGCCGTACGCACAAGCGCAGGGACCGCTCCAGGGGGAACGGCGAGTGCCTGGCTGATGCACTCATCGTCCCGTCCGTGTGCGAGCAGGGACAGCAGATCACGCTCCGCAGGGGCCAGGTTGACGGGGGACGACGTGACCGGCCGGGGCTTCCCGTCCACGGTCCGGGCGGCAGCTGAGGAGAAGTCGTGGATGACCTGGGATCTGACGGTGGCGTTGATAGGGGAGTTCCCGCCCGCTGTGCGCCGGATGGCGGACAGCAGAACATCCCGTCGGAGCTGTCGCAGCACCAGGCCGCTGGCTCCAGCGGGGACCGCTTCCCGGACCGAGAGGTCATCCTCGTAGCTGGCCAGCAGCAGGAACTGCAGCGAGGGCAGAAGACCGCGTGCGGCGCGGCAGAATTCGACTGCGGTACTGTCCTCCAGCCGGATGTCCACCACGGCAACGTTTGGCCGGATGCTCAGGACCTGCGGCAGGGCTTCAGCTGCGGAACCGGCTGTGTGCGCCGGCCTGAACCCCTCGCTGTCCAGAAGTATCCGTAGCTCCTCCCGGACCGAAGGCAGGCAGGCCAGAATCAGGACGCCCGGGCCGGGTGTCGTTGAAGGGCCGGCCTCATGCCTGTTGATTCCATTCCTCCTCGTCCTGAGTCGTCGCAGTGCGCATTTAAGTTTCGTTCGTTCGTTTGGACCCCGTAAGTGCCGATGGTCCCGCCACAGCAGCGGTGTCGGTGGGCGGGGCGGTCAGAAGAGGGGCGGGGCGCCTGCCGGGAGGATGGCTGCGATGTTCCGGGGTGTGCGGATGACCTGGCCGGCGAAGGCGAACCCGCCGCCGAACCCGAAGAGCAAGGCGGGGCTGTCCGGGGGTACTTCCCCGGTGCGTACGAGTTTAGCCAGGGCGATCGGGATGCTGGCTGATGAGGTGTT
This genomic window from Arthrobacter sp. 24S4-2 contains:
- a CDS encoding response regulator, which produces MLWRDHRHLRGPNERTKLKCALRRLRTRRNGINRHEAGPSTTPGPGVLILACLPSVREELRILLDSEGFRPAHTAGSAAEALPQVLSIRPNVAVVDIRLEDSTAVEFCRAARGLLPSLQFLLLASYEDDLSVREAVPAGASGLVLRQLRRDVLLSAIRRTAGGNSPINATVRSQVIHDFSSAAARTVDGKPRPVTSSPVNLAPAERDLLSLLAHGRDDECISQALAVPPGAVPALVRTALTKLGIDPQPRPRNHSQMNNDAGQEVAGDHRDVPTRGVRTEALPHPEAGGPLRNPLPSPRRVAQ